The Blastocatellia bacterium DNA window CAAACAGCAAGGCTAATAACAACAATAATGGCTAGAGTCCAATAAGCTTTCATAGCTAACTTCCTTTTTGTTACTTAGACTTTTTAACTTGCTGTGGAATCAGAGCAAAATCTGGATGATCACCAACATGCTGGAAATCATGTTGCCAAATAACATTTTTATTTTTACTAAAAAAATTCCTGGCATCATCCAAACATCGCCTACAAACTTGCCAACGAAATTTCCTTTTAGTGTGGTTTGTATATTACGTAACCACACAGCAGGTTTTATCATTTGATTTAATGAGGCTTGTTTTAAGCCAAAAGCTTGATAAAAGAAATGTTCTTTATCTGAGACTACCCTAGCCTCCGGCCAAAAACTATTAAAGAACTCTTTTGCTTCTAGTTCAGTTGCCTGACAAAAAAAGAGTACAGCAGGATAATCAGCTTGATTTGCCACAAGCTTACGTAGATCTTTAACAGTTTCTCGGCAAAAAGGTCAACCAAAGTGCCTCAGAAAAACTAACAAATTTGCGTTACTACGCAACTCTTCCTTTAAGTTTTTTCCAGAAAGATTTATTCCAGAAATACTTTTCTGTAAAACATTAACACTAAGTTGTAACATGGATTTTCCTAAATCGGGGCTAATGGTTTTGCACTAAGTGTGACACATAAATAAAGATAAAACAACTACAGATAAACATTCCCATAAAAATCTTTTTCAAGCTATAATGCAAGAGCAATCTATCCTTAAGGGAGAAAAAAATGTCAGATAATCCATACCAACCCTATCAACAACCACAACAACCAAACCAACAACCAAACCAACAACAACCCTATCAAGGAAATTACCAACCTGGACAATATCAATCTCCTTATCAACAAGATTATCAACAGCAACAGCAATATCAAGGGGGTTATCAACCTGGACAATATCAACC harbors:
- a CDS encoding AhpC/TSA family protein; the encoded protein is MANQADYPAVLFFCQATELEAKEFFNSFWPEARVVSDKEHFFYQAFGLKQASLNQMIKPAVWLRNIQTTLKGNFVGKFVGDVWMMPGIFLVKIKMLFGNMISSMLVIIQILL